A section of the Rhodobacter sp. genome encodes:
- the fabI gene encoding enoyl-ACP reductase FabI encodes MSAGLMEGKRGLIMGLANDKSIAWGIAQALASQGAELAFSYQGEALKKRVVPLAEQLGVPRLFECDVSNMDSVDGMFAALQEQWGTIDFLVHAIGFADKNELRGRYVDTSHANFLMTMDISVYSFTAVARRAAAMMPQGGSLLTLTYYGAEQVMPHYNVMGIAKAALEASVMYIAEDLGKDGIRCNAISAGPIKTLAASGIGDFRYIMKWNELNSPLRRNVTQEEVGKAALYLLSDLGSGTTGEVLHVDAGYHVVGMKAVDAPDIDVVTGRKD; translated from the coding sequence ATGTCCGCAGGACTTATGGAGGGCAAGCGGGGCCTCATCATGGGCCTCGCCAACGACAAATCCATTGCCTGGGGAATCGCCCAGGCGTTGGCCTCGCAGGGCGCGGAGCTGGCGTTCAGCTATCAGGGCGAGGCGCTGAAGAAACGCGTGGTGCCGCTGGCCGAACAACTGGGGGTGCCCCGGCTGTTCGAATGCGACGTCTCGAACATGGACTCGGTCGATGGGATGTTCGCCGCGTTGCAAGAGCAGTGGGGCACGATCGACTTTCTGGTCCATGCGATCGGATTCGCCGACAAGAACGAGCTGCGCGGCCGCTATGTGGACACCTCGCACGCGAACTTCCTGATGACGATGGACATTTCGGTCTATTCCTTCACCGCCGTCGCCAGGCGCGCGGCGGCGATGATGCCGCAGGGCGGATCGCTGCTGACGCTGACCTATTACGGCGCCGAGCAGGTCATGCCGCATTACAATGTGATGGGCATTGCCAAGGCCGCGCTCGAGGCCTCGGTCATGTATATTGCCGAAGACCTGGGCAAGGACGGCATCCGCTGCAACGCGATCTCGGCCGGGCCGATCAAGACGCTGGCGGCCTCGGGGATCGGCGATTTCCGCTACATCATGAAGTGGAACGAGCTGAACTCGCCCTTGCGGCGCAACGTGACGCAGGAAGAGGTCGGCAAGGCCGCGCTCTATCTGCTCAGCGACCTGGGGTCGGGCACCACGGGCGAGGTCCTGCACGTGGACGCAGGCTACCATGTCGTCGGCATGAAGGCGGTGGACGCGCCGGATATCGACGTGGTGACCGGCCGCAAGGACTGA
- the pdxH gene encoding pyridoxamine 5'-phosphate oxidase, whose amino-acid sequence MTDPSSEPQRTGIFAGDDPFVLARAWLAEAEDSEPNDPNAIALSTVDANGLPNVRMVLLKDIESDGDGKGAFVFYTNYGSAKAQEIEQAGKAAFVLHWKSLRRQIRVRGTVQREDGPKADAYFASRSLQSRLGAWASQQSQPLASRGTLMAEVAKTSLRFGTNPPRPPFWGGYRISPLEIEFWADGAFRLHDRFRFTRGHEGQPWKILRLNP is encoded by the coding sequence ATGACAGACCCCTCTTCCGAACCGCAACGCACCGGGATCTTTGCGGGCGACGACCCGTTCGTTCTGGCCCGCGCCTGGCTGGCCGAGGCCGAGGATAGCGAACCGAACGATCCCAATGCCATCGCGCTGTCCACGGTGGACGCGAACGGCCTGCCGAATGTCCGCATGGTGCTGCTGAAGGACATCGAATCGGACGGCGACGGCAAGGGCGCGTTCGTGTTCTACACGAACTATGGTTCCGCCAAGGCGCAAGAGATCGAGCAGGCCGGCAAGGCCGCCTTTGTGCTGCACTGGAAATCGTTGCGCCGCCAGATTCGGGTGCGCGGCACCGTCCAGCGCGAGGACGGACCCAAGGCCGACGCCTATTTTGCCAGCCGCTCGCTGCAATCGCGCCTGGGCGCCTGGGCGTCGCAGCAATCGCAGCCGCTGGCGTCGCGCGGAACGCTGATGGCCGAGGTCGCGAAGACGAGTTTGCGCTTTGGCACCAATCCCCCGCGCCCCCCGTTCTGGGGTGGTTACCGAATTTCGCCTCTCGAGATCGAGTTCTGGGCGGACGGCGCCTTCCGGTTGCATGACCGCTTCCGCTTTACGCGCGGTCACGAGGGGCAGCCCTGGAAAATCCTCCGTCTGAACCCGTGA
- a CDS encoding DUF192 domain-containing protein — MVLRNGLAGLVLTLAALLLGAPAAQAAGCSDDHVQIRGTFGQASFAVEIADTDGERALGLMNRPSMPRFAGMLFVWPTPQHAVFWMENTLIPLDMLFIDAQGVVRTIHENAVPMDRTPIDGGEGIQYVLEINGGMAHRLGLVPGAELRHPAIPQGSAVWPCSE; from the coding sequence ATGGTGCTGCGCAACGGTTTGGCCGGTCTGGTTCTGACCCTCGCGGCCCTCCTTCTGGGCGCACCGGCGGCGCAGGCGGCCGGGTGCAGCGACGATCACGTCCAGATTCGCGGCACGTTCGGTCAGGCTTCGTTCGCGGTCGAGATCGCCGACACCGATGGCGAGCGCGCGCTGGGCCTGATGAACCGCCCGTCCATGCCCCGATTTGCCGGCATGCTGTTCGTCTGGCCGACGCCGCAACACGCGGTGTTCTGGATGGAAAACACCCTGATCCCGCTGGACATGCTGTTCATTGACGCGCAGGGCGTCGTGCGCACCATCCACGAGAACGCCGTGCCCATGGACCGCACGCCCATCGACGGCGGCGAGGGCATTCAATATGTTCTCGAGATCAACGGCGGCATGGCGCATCGGCTGGGGCTGGTGCCGGGGGCCGAACTGCGCCACCCCGCCATTCCCCAGGGCAGCGCCGTCTGGCCCTGTTCCGAGTGA
- the gpt gene encoding xanthine phosphoribosyltransferase, with protein MIDRLPHEKGFHVSWDQLHRDARALAWRLQGRGPDDGNWRAVVAITRGGMAPAMIVARELDIRTVDTISVKSYHAGGGKEDQRREAQVLKAPNAEMMGDGEGILIVDDLVDTGKTLELVRKLYPKAHFACVYAKPEGEKQTDTFITGVSQDTWIFFPWDMALQYVEPFRGRD; from the coding sequence ATGATCGACCGCCTGCCCCACGAGAAAGGCTTTCACGTCAGTTGGGACCAGCTGCACCGCGACGCGCGCGCGCTTGCCTGGCGGCTGCAAGGGCGCGGCCCCGATGACGGCAACTGGCGCGCGGTGGTGGCGATCACGCGCGGCGGAATGGCCCCGGCGATGATCGTGGCGCGCGAACTGGACATCCGCACCGTCGATACGATCAGCGTGAAATCCTATCACGCGGGCGGCGGCAAGGAAGATCAGCGCCGCGAGGCCCAGGTGCTCAAGGCCCCCAACGCCGAGATGATGGGCGACGGCGAGGGCATCCTGATCGTGGACGACCTGGTCGATACCGGAAAGACGCTGGAACTGGTGCGCAAACTCTACCCCAAGGCGCATTTCGCCTGCGTCTACGCCAAACCCGAGGGCGAGAAGCAGACCGACACCTTTATCACCGGAGTCAGCCAGGACACCTGGATCTTCTTCCCCTGGGACATGGCCCTGCAATACGTCGAGCCCTTCCGCGGCCGCGACTGA
- a CDS encoding cold shock domain-containing protein: MVEIERGLPRVRGSVKWFDPSKGFGFIVADSGGPDILLHVNALRNFGQSSVCDRAGIVVSVQQTQRGLQAVEVFEVTPPVDEDGETAGLVEDEEAPGAGLPLEPARVKWFDKVKGFGFANVFGRSEDVFIHMEVLRRSGFAELQPGEAVGLRITDGERGRMAVAIASWETASNRRD; encoded by the coding sequence ATGGTTGAGATTGAACGGGGCCTTCCGCGGGTTCGTGGAAGTGTCAAATGGTTCGATCCTTCAAAAGGATTTGGATTTATCGTGGCCGACAGTGGCGGCCCCGACATTTTGCTGCATGTGAATGCGCTGCGGAATTTCGGGCAGTCCTCGGTCTGCGATCGTGCGGGCATCGTGGTGAGCGTCCAGCAGACGCAGCGCGGTCTTCAGGCGGTCGAGGTGTTCGAGGTCACGCCTCCGGTTGACGAGGACGGCGAAACCGCGGGTCTGGTCGAGGACGAGGAAGCGCCCGGCGCCGGCCTGCCGCTGGAACCCGCCCGCGTCAAATGGTTCGACAAGGTCAAGGGATTCGGCTTTGCCAATGTCTTTGGTCGCTCCGAGGATGTGTTCATTCACATGGAAGTGTTGCGCCGGTCCGGCTTTGCCGAGCTACAACCGGGCGAGGCCGTGGGGCTGAGGATCACCGACGGGGAACGCGGCCGCATGGCGGTCGCCATCGCCTCGTGGGAGACGGCGTCGAACAGAAGGGACTGA